From one Nothobranchius furzeri strain GRZ-AD chromosome 2, NfurGRZ-RIMD1, whole genome shotgun sequence genomic stretch:
- the LOC129160773 gene encoding histone-lysine N-methyltransferase set-1-like, with product MFLVNKSYVLFFTFSIDASREDDSLGRLVNDDHKYPNCKMKQLAVQYKPHLCLFAIDNIQAESEITYDYGESMWPRRALTPSVETMSQPPTDQETPSVETMSQTPTDQEVSEKSEEKL from the exons atgtTTTTAGTGAACAAATCATATGTTCTTTTCTTCACTTTTAGCATTGATGCCTCCCGTGAAGACGACTCACTTGGCCGGCTGGTTAATGATGACCACAAGTACCCAAACTGCAAGATGAAACAGCTGGCAGTCCAGTATAAACCTCATCTCTGCTTGTTTGCTATTGACAATATCCAAGCAGAGAGTGAAATCACCTATGACTATGGAGAATCTATGTGGCCACGGCGAGCTCTG acgccaagtgttgagaccatgtcccaacctcctacagaccaagaa acaccaagtgttgagaccatgtcccaaactcctacagaccaagaagtgagtgaaaaatcggaagaaaagttatga